A stretch of Gasterosteus aculeatus chromosome 4, fGasAcu3.hap1.1, whole genome shotgun sequence DNA encodes these proteins:
- the LOC120817657 gene encoding uncharacterized protein LOC120817657 isoform X2 — protein MMEESVSTFETHLTAVMDSLIRASVCEVTKLFQDMVNDYLVEISLNRKENDALKQRLRLTENKLRTERKYGMGWAATRRNAGLAAAAATEDGAAGRQKRKVEGPRGKSKKGPAAVYGKGWPGGVWEERGGGGVGGGGGGAGRRRRRAGAVGMVAGPGGRGRGRGGKEAREMYLIQFPGDEADEGGMMEDEEGEGSLSGEGEETANIKEEFAQTEAYQPASLQLIREALKMDPPIQNLHACSRAQSKGDLSDRPSSLHSGARDEDWESDSAEPSEGGMTMDELRGLESALRAERGREQAALTTPEPVSPDSEAEQGSEGSLAPKYIGLDGMEQDEELEPPTLQREEQTGRGRAKDVEMAAGEPRSGWSKRSREDDSAASVSGEDAAEQGEPAHLPHLCAPGSVGESVGEEEGGGDLLHFCPQCGGGFTSQAEREEHPCPLGESHLQDSGEDVLHPCAHCGTTFSHAWALKNHECACAAERPHCCEICGKRFTHSRSLERHQLVHTGERPHRCPQCGRSFSRLGNLERHQRIHTGERPYGCEACGKRFSRVEYLKRHQLIHTSEKAALQCSNCGSGFSDLEQLKNHQCF, from the exons ATGATGGAGGAGTCGGTGTCCACGTTCGAGACGCATCTAACGGCCGTCATGGACAGTCTGATCCGAGCGTCGGTGTGCGAGGTCACCAAGCTgttccaggacatggtcaacgACTAcctggtggagatctccctcaaCCGGAAGGAGAACGACGCTCTCAAGCAGCGGCTGAGGCTCACCGAGAACAAGCTGAGGACCGAGCGCAAGTACGGGATGGGCTGGGCGGCCACCCGCCGCAACGCCGGCCTGGCGGCCGCGGCGGCGACGGAGGACGGAGCCGCGGGGCGGCAGAAGCGGAAGGTCGAGGGGCCCC GAGGCAAGTCAAAGAAGGGCCCGGCAGCAGTCTATGGAAAAGGCTGGCCTGGAGGTGTgtgggaggaaagaggaggaggaggagttggtggtggaggaggaggagcaggaagaagaagaagaagggcagGAGCTGTGGGGATGGTggcaggaccaggaggaagaggaagaggaagaggggggaagGAGGCCAGGGAGATGTACCTCATCCAGTTCCCCGGGGATGAAGCAGACgagggagggatgatggaggacgAGGAAGGGGAGGGCAGCCTCAgcggtgagggggaggagactgCCAACATCaaagaggag TTTGCACAAACAGAGGCTTATCAACCCGCCTCCCTCCAGCTAATCAGGGAGGCTTTGAAGATGGACCCACCCATCCAGAACCTCCACGCGTGCTCCAGAGCCCAAAGCAAAG GGGACCTGTCGGATCGTCCCTCGAGCCTTCATTCAGGAGCGAGAGACGAGGACTGGGAGTCGGACTCCGCCGAGCCGTCGGAGGGGGGCATGACCATGGACGAGCTGAGGGGTCTGGAGTCTGCACTGAGGGCCGAGAGAGGCCGCGAACAGGCCGCCCTGACGACTCCCGAGCCCGTCAGCCCCGACTCGGAGGCAGAGCAAGGCAGCGAGGGAAGCCTGGCGCCCAAGTACATCGGTCTTGACGGAATGGAGCAGGACGAAGAGCTGGAGCCACCCaccctgcagagggaggagcagaCCGGGCGAGGACGGGCGAAGGACGTGGAGATGGCCGCAGGGGAGCCGAGGTCGGGCTGGTCGAAGAGGTCAAGGGAGGACGACTCTGCCGCCTCCGTGTCAGGCGAGGACGCGGCGGAGCAGGGCGAGCCGGCGCACCTGCCCCACCTGTGTGCTCCGGGAAGCGTCGGCGAGAGCgtaggggaggaggagggcggcggggaCCTGCTCCATTTCTGCCCGCAGTGCGGAGGAGGCTTCACCTCACAGGCGGAGCGCGAGGAGCACCCCTGTCCACTGGGAGAATCCCATTTGCAGGACAGCGGGGAGGACGTCCTCCACCCGTGTGCCCACTGCGGCACCACGTTCAGCCACGCCTGGGCCCTCAAGAACCACGAGTGCGCGTGCGCCGCCGAGAGGCCGCACTGCTGCGAGATCTGCGGGAAGCGCTTCACGCACTCGCGCTCTCTGGAGCGGCATCAGCTGGTGCACACGGGCGAGAGGCCGCACCGGTGCCCTCAATGCGGACGCAGCTTCAGCCGCCTGGGCAACCTGGAGCGACACCAGCGGATTCACACCGGCGAGCGTCCGTACGGGTGCGAGGCGTGCGGGAAGCGCTTCAGCCGCGTGGAGTACTTAAAGAGACACCAGCTCATACACACCAGTGAGAAGGCGGCGCTCCAGTGCTCCAACTGCGGGAGCGGCTTTAGTGACCTGGAGCAACTGAAGAACCACCAGTGTTTTTAA
- the LOC120817657 gene encoding uncharacterized protein LOC120817657 isoform X1 — MMEESVSTFETHLTAVMDSLIRASVCEVTKLFQDMVNDYLVEISLNRKENDALKQRLRLTENKLRTERKYGMGWAATRRNAGLAAAAATEDGAAGRQKRKVEGPPPLCSCSPLCFSNPLPPPSHLPLLHPLLSSNSLLAFQSSPPTSPPPPFIFYYISFLSPGGPPLSYLLPPALLPLSPTSHHSLIFLSSPQEASQRRARQQSMEKAGLEFAQTEAYQPASLQLIREALKMDPPIQNLHACSRAQSKGDLSDRPSSLHSGARDEDWESDSAEPSEGGMTMDELRGLESALRAERGREQAALTTPEPVSPDSEAEQGSEGSLAPKYIGLDGMEQDEELEPPTLQREEQTGRGRAKDVEMAAGEPRSGWSKRSREDDSAASVSGEDAAEQGEPAHLPHLCAPGSVGESVGEEEGGGDLLHFCPQCGGGFTSQAEREEHPCPLGESHLQDSGEDVLHPCAHCGTTFSHAWALKNHECACAAERPHCCEICGKRFTHSRSLERHQLVHTGERPHRCPQCGRSFSRLGNLERHQRIHTGERPYGCEACGKRFSRVEYLKRHQLIHTSEKAALQCSNCGSGFSDLEQLKNHQCF; from the exons ATGATGGAGGAGTCGGTGTCCACGTTCGAGACGCATCTAACGGCCGTCATGGACAGTCTGATCCGAGCGTCGGTGTGCGAGGTCACCAAGCTgttccaggacatggtcaacgACTAcctggtggagatctccctcaaCCGGAAGGAGAACGACGCTCTCAAGCAGCGGCTGAGGCTCACCGAGAACAAGCTGAGGACCGAGCGCAAGTACGGGATGGGCTGGGCGGCCACCCGCCGCAACGCCGGCCTGGCGGCCGCGGCGGCGACGGAGGACGGAGCCGCGGGGCGGCAGAAGCGGAAGGTCGAGGGGCCCC ctcccctctgctcctgttcccccctctgcttctccaatcctctccctcctccttctcatctcCCACTTCTCcaccctcttctctcctccaacTCACTCCTGGCGTTCCAATCATCTCCTcccacttctccccccccccccttcatatTCTATTATATCTCCTTCCTGTCTCCCGGTGGCCCCCCTCTCTcctacctcctccctcctgctctccttcctctttcacCTACCTCCCACCATTcgctcatcttcctctcttctccacaGGAGGCAAGTCAAAGAAGGGCCCGGCAGCAGTCTATGGAAAAGGCTGGCCTGGAG TTTGCACAAACAGAGGCTTATCAACCCGCCTCCCTCCAGCTAATCAGGGAGGCTTTGAAGATGGACCCACCCATCCAGAACCTCCACGCGTGCTCCAGAGCCCAAAGCAAAG GGGACCTGTCGGATCGTCCCTCGAGCCTTCATTCAGGAGCGAGAGACGAGGACTGGGAGTCGGACTCCGCCGAGCCGTCGGAGGGGGGCATGACCATGGACGAGCTGAGGGGTCTGGAGTCTGCACTGAGGGCCGAGAGAGGCCGCGAACAGGCCGCCCTGACGACTCCCGAGCCCGTCAGCCCCGACTCGGAGGCAGAGCAAGGCAGCGAGGGAAGCCTGGCGCCCAAGTACATCGGTCTTGACGGAATGGAGCAGGACGAAGAGCTGGAGCCACCCaccctgcagagggaggagcagaCCGGGCGAGGACGGGCGAAGGACGTGGAGATGGCCGCAGGGGAGCCGAGGTCGGGCTGGTCGAAGAGGTCAAGGGAGGACGACTCTGCCGCCTCCGTGTCAGGCGAGGACGCGGCGGAGCAGGGCGAGCCGGCGCACCTGCCCCACCTGTGTGCTCCGGGAAGCGTCGGCGAGAGCgtaggggaggaggagggcggcggggaCCTGCTCCATTTCTGCCCGCAGTGCGGAGGAGGCTTCACCTCACAGGCGGAGCGCGAGGAGCACCCCTGTCCACTGGGAGAATCCCATTTGCAGGACAGCGGGGAGGACGTCCTCCACCCGTGTGCCCACTGCGGCACCACGTTCAGCCACGCCTGGGCCCTCAAGAACCACGAGTGCGCGTGCGCCGCCGAGAGGCCGCACTGCTGCGAGATCTGCGGGAAGCGCTTCACGCACTCGCGCTCTCTGGAGCGGCATCAGCTGGTGCACACGGGCGAGAGGCCGCACCGGTGCCCTCAATGCGGACGCAGCTTCAGCCGCCTGGGCAACCTGGAGCGACACCAGCGGATTCACACCGGCGAGCGTCCGTACGGGTGCGAGGCGTGCGGGAAGCGCTTCAGCCGCGTGGAGTACTTAAAGAGACACCAGCTCATACACACCAGTGAGAAGGCGGCGCTCCAGTGCTCCAACTGCGGGAGCGGCTTTAGTGACCTGGAGCAACTGAAGAACCACCAGTGTTTTTAA
- the LOC120817659 gene encoding macrophage migration inhibitory factor, whose protein sequence is MPMFVVNTNVAKSDVPASLLSEATEELAKAMGKPAQYIAVLINPEQMMMFGGKGDPCAVCSLHSIGKISGAHNKQYSKLLCGLLNKHLSISPDRIYINFVDMDAANVAWNNTTFG, encoded by the exons ATGCCGATGTTCGTGGTGAACACCAACGTGGCCAAAAGCGACGTGCCCGCGTCTCTGCTGTCCGAGGCGACCGAGGAGCTGGCCAAGGCTATGGGCAAACCTGCACAG TATATTGCTGTGCTTATTAACCCTGAACAAATGATGATGTTCGGGGGAAAGGGAGACCCCTGCGCAGTCTGCTCCCTCCACAGTATTGGCAAGATCAGCGGAGCTCACAACAAGCAATACTCCAAGCTCCTGTGTGGACTGCTCAACAAACACCTGAGCATCTCTCCTGACAG GATTTACATTAACTTTGTAGACATGGATGCAGCCAATGTGGCCTGGAACAACACTACTTTCGGATGA
- the LOC120817793 gene encoding uncharacterized protein LOC120817793 → MSDFLMRSFRAQLTTSMDSVLRGAVFKIMTIFENSLHDHQVELAQKGEEIAQLKIKLQNAEVRLSENQRAGDGGPERKQSEPEKVLSRPEEAPDASEFNFEVPDDWCAPLGYETVVKREDSFCPSVRLRRLSIPLYPVPFLKQEVVNDDIDSRRRSSRGCSLNARLAHGEQEPCRPPAGNDMAKLVQDIQQEYTDPADGARPRRTRRRVTGKPQKSTMKRKKGGGKAAAAACSEKETKTNGRESTYSCKFCKKEFDTIWGRKVHVRSHKKCKGCKKEFRFPSALRSHKPFCKKLRALMAKQATSANPPKPQSPGVENLTAPSKETPAVNESVPSSNGRRESSTQKAESAKKHACTHCNMSFNSSTRLREHVRVHTGERPYLCSACPKKFAVKQALKKHMSRMHEGQADVSEAQADTSSNWKTVGTRCREGFICALCPRLLRTRFMLSEHFRTHTGEKPLKCEQCSATFRFRGQLSLHKKRCAGPQPVTECAKCQKTFATQARYLKHMSSFHKDRSFCKICGKVFLTKGRLRNHMERFHQ, encoded by the exons ATGTCCGACTTTCTGATGAGATCGTTCCGGGCGCAGCTGACCACGAGCATGGACTCGGTGCTGAGGGGAGCCGTGTTTAAAATAATGACCATCTTTGAGAACAGCCTGCACGACCATCAGGTGGAGCTGGCGCAGAAAGGGGAAGAGATCGCTCAACTGAAGATAAAGTTGCAGAACGCAGAGGTCAGGCTGAGCGAAAACCAGCGCGCGGGTGACGGAGGACCGGAGAGGAAGCAGAGCGAGCCGGAGAAGGTTCTGAGCCGCCCGGAAGAGGCTCCCGATGCTTCAGAGTTTAATTTTGAAG tACCTGATGACTGGTGTGCCCCCCTTGGCTATGAGACCGTGGTCAAGCGAGAAGACTCTTTTTGTCCCAGTGTGAGACTTCGCCGGCTGTCCATCCCTCTCTATCCCGTTCCCTTCCTGAAGCAAGAG GTTGTTAACGATGACATTGACTCCAGGCGGAGATCCAGCAGAG GCTGTTCATTGAATGCGAGGCTCGCACACGGGGAGCAAGAACCTTGCCGTCCGCCGGCGGGAAACGACATGGCGAAATTGGTCCAAGACATCCAACAGGAATATACTGACCCCGCGGACGGTGCCCGTCCTAGAAGGACAAGGAGACGCGTGACTGGCAAACCGCAAAAGAGTAcgatgaagaggaaaaaagggggaggcAAAGCTGCAGCGGCTGCGTGCAGCGAGAAAGAGACTAAGACGAACGGCAGGGAAAGCACGTACTCCTGCAAGTTTTGTAAGAAGGAATTCGACACGATTTGGGGCCGAAAGGTGCACGTACGATCACACAAGAAGTGCAAAGGTTGCAAAAAAGAGTTCCGTTTTCCAAGTGCCCTTAGGAGTCATAAGCCCTTTTGCAAAAAACTCCGGGCATTGATGGCGAAACAAGCTACCTCCGCTAACCCTCCAAAACCCCAGAGCCCCGGTGTAGAAAACCTGACGGCGCCCAGCAAAGAAACGCCTGCTGTTAACGAAAGCGTGCCTTCCTCTAACGGCCGCCGTGAATCATCCACCCAGAAGGCCGAGTCTGCCAAAAAGCACGCCTGCACGCACTGCAACATGAGTTTTAATAGCAGTACGAGGCTGAGGGAGCACGTGCGCGTTCACACCGGCGAGAGGCCGTACCTCTGCAGCGCGTGCCCGAAGAAGTTCGCCGTCAAACAGGCCCTCAAAAAACACATGTCGAGAATGCACGAGGGCCAAGCCGACGTCAGCGAGGCGCAGGCGGACACGAGTTCAAACTGGAAGACCGTTGGCACGCGCTGCCGCGAGGGTTTCATCTGCGCGTTGTGCCCGAGGCTGTTGAGAACCAGATTCATGCTGAGCGAGCACTTTCGCACgcacacgggggagaagcccCTCAAGTGCGAGCAGTGTTCCGCAACGTTTCGTTTTCGCGGGCAGCTGAGCCTCCACAAGAAAAGGTGTGCGGGTCCTCAGCCGGTGACCGAGTGCGCAAAGTGTCAGAAAACATTCGCCACGCAAGCGCGGTACCTGAAGCACATGTCCAGTTTTCACAAAGATCGGTCCTTCTGTAAGATTTGTGGGAAGGTCTTCCTCACAAAAGGCCGCCTGAGGAACCACATGGAGCGTTTCCATCAGTAA
- the LOC120817660 gene encoding macrophage migration inhibitory factor, whose translation MPMFVVNTNVAKSEVPVALLSDVTEELAKAMGKPAEKIAVHIISDQIMMFGGKGDPCAVCSLHSIGKIGSDYNKQYSKLLCGLLNKHLGISPDRIYINFVDMDAVNVARNSTTIG comes from the exons ATGCCGATGTTCGTGGTGAACACCAACGTGGCCAAGAGCGAGGTACCGGTGGCTTTGCTGTCCGACGTGACCGAGGAGCTGGCCAAAGCTATGGGGAAACCCGCGGAG AAAATTGCAGTGCATATCATCTCTGACCAAATAATGATGTTCGGAGGAAAGGGAGACCCCTGTGCAGTCTGCTCCCTCCACAGTATTGGCAAGATAGGCAGTGATTACAACAAGCAATACTCTAAGCTCCTGTGTGGACTGCTCAACAAACACCTGGGCATCTCTCCTGACAG GATTTACATTAACTTTGTAGACATGGATGCGGTCAACGTTGCCCGGAACAGCACAACCATTGGATAA
- the LOC120817030 gene encoding endonuclease domain-containing 1 protein-like: protein MSHKKMLQCSMGALLLLLPWFGGLVLGKISKDFSQCLDFFYKETPPAGIPAEGYQPICQRYQNQYRFASLYHREHRSPLYSAYILSHPDGKRPKSTWMFEPQLAYPTNSSDEMQDPIDTPVDQNLKESQAMDEDYKNSNFTRGHLNPSMHQKIEQDRDATFTLTNIVPQQKGSNSGPWEKLEQEVLKQFKKYCNGIMYVITGVMPYGPDNPDQHLMKHRVSVPEYMWSAYCCTSFKSKLDTPDRNAFPTYAAVGRNDHNSTNEFVNGTISKKGYDVKRMSLGELEDILRQRLNGTITLFNGQCNQ from the exons ATGTCACACaagaagatgctgcaatgctCCATGGGagctctgcttctcctcttacCCTGGTTTGGTGGCCTGGTCCTGGGAAAGATCAGCAAGGACTTCTCCCAGTGCCTTGATTTCTTCTATAAGGAAACTCCACCCGCAGGTATCCCAGCAGAGGGGTACCAGCCAATATGCCAGCGCTACCAAAACCAGTACCGCTTTGCGAGCCTGTATCACCGTGAGCATCGTTCACCGCTGTACTCTGCGTACATACTCAGTCATCCAGATGGCAAGCGGCCCAAATCTACCTGGATGTTTGAACCTCAG TTGGCGTATCCCACAAACAGCAGCGACGAGATGCAAGACCCGATTGATACCCCTGTGGACCAGAATTTGAAGGAGAGCCAGGCGATGGATGAGGACTACAAGAACTCCAACTTCACCAGAGGCCATCTCAATCCAAGCATGCACCAGAAGATAGAACAAGACCGCGACGCCACCTTTACACTGACTAACATTGTCCCACAGCAAAAGGGCTCCAACAGCGGGCCGTGGGAAAAACTGGAGCAGGAGGTTTTAAAACAATTCAAAAAATACTGCAACGGGATTATGTATGTGATCACCGGAGTCATGCCGTACGGGCCGGACAACCCCGATCAGCACTTGATGAAACACAGGGTGTCTGTCCCTGAGTACATGTGGTCTGCCTACTGCTGCACGTCCTTCAAGTCCAAACTTGACACGCCCGACCGGAACGCCTTCCCCACTTATGCTGCAGTGGGAAGGAATGATCATAACAGTACAAACGAGTTTGTCAATGGTACCATTTCGAAGAAGGGCTACGATGTGAAGCGCATGTCCTTAGGGGAGCTGGAGGACATCCTGAGACAGAGGCTGAATGGGACCATCACTCTGTTCAATGGACAGTGCAATCAGTAA